In one Heterodontus francisci isolate sHetFra1 chromosome 18, sHetFra1.hap1, whole genome shotgun sequence genomic region, the following are encoded:
- the LOC137379884 gene encoding lactosylceramide 4-alpha-galactosyltransferase-like has product MSQDHSKSSEEKQKQQRPLINRYVVPMNTTKINSWCKLCVCILISLKLVYLITLMLCYKGGPQSRAVKYRLPNHIKCPSIDFNYSRNSYHLTEDNTTIFFVEASDQTNPTFLSMCSIESAARSHPRAKIVLFMKSFSAMKSAQTLGISLLNCFPNVEIRPLDLKDLFADTPLSLWYSRLDQWWQPYLIPTIADACRLVIMWKYGGIYLDTDIIVFKNLRNLTNSIGREQQYLLNSAFLAFDQHHDFIGHCLMDFVEHFNGWIWGHQGPQLVTRVLKKWCQKKSITKIRQCKGVRMLPPEAFYPIRWQDWKKYFEVMSKSETQQLLKNSYAVHIWNKKSHGTPFRIGSKVMIDQLSSAYCPVSYKIMSWQENV; this is encoded by the coding sequence ATGAGCCAAGATCACTCAAAGTCATCTGAAGAAAAGCAGAAACAGCAGAGGCCTTTAATTAACAGATATGTAGTACCAATGAATACAACAAAGATTAATTCCTGGTGTAAGTTGTGTGTATGTATTTTGATTTCATTAAAATTGGTTTATTTGATAACCTTAATGCTGTGCTACAAAGGTGGTCCACAAAGTCGAGCTGTGAAGTACAGGTTACCCAACCACATCAAATGTCCATCCATTGACTTCAATTATAGCAGAAATAGTTACCATCTCACTGAAGATAATACAACTATTTTCTTTGTGGAAGCCTCTGACCAAACCAACCCAACTTTTCTGTCCATGTGTTCCATTGAATCTGCAGCTAGATCTCACCCCAGAGCCAAGATTGTGCTTTTCATGAAGAGTTTTTCAGCTATGAAAAGTGCACAAACCTTGGGGATTTCCTTGTTGAACTGTTTTCCTAATGTCGAGATCAGGCCATTGGATTTGAAAGATCTTTTTGCAGATACTCCATTGTCCTTGTGGTATTCAAGACTGGATCAATGGTGGCAACCTTATCTAATACCAACTATTGCCGATGCCTGTAGACTTGTCATCATGTGGAAATACGGTGGGATTTACTTAGACACTGACATTATTGTTTTTAAAAACCTGCGAAACCTCACCAACAGTATTGGGAGAGAACAACAATATTTACTGAATTCAGCCTTTTTGGCTTTTGATCAGCACCATGACTTCATTGGACACTGTTTGATGGACTTTGTTGAGCACTTCAATGGATGGATCTGGGGCCACCAGGGACCTCAGTTAGTAACTCGTGTTCTTAAAAAGTGGTGTCAAAAGAAGAGCATAACCAAGATTCGACAGTGCAAAGGAGTGAGGATGTTACCTCCTGAGGCTTTCTATCCAATCCGTTGGCAGGACTGGAAAAAATACTTTGAGGTTATGAGTAAGTCCGAGACTCAGCAGTTACTAAAGAATTCTTATGCTGTTCATATCTGGAACAAAAAGAGTCATGGAACCCCATTTCGGATAGGATCTAAAGTGATGATTGATCAGCTCAGCTCAGCCTACTGTCCTGTCTCATACAAAATAATGAGCTGGCAGGAAAATGTATAA